The following are from one region of the Paenalkalicoccus suaedae genome:
- a CDS encoding dipeptidase — protein sequence MNVIDLHCDALLRLDELSDASFIDDERLEVNLNRLKQGKVKVQFFAIFIEPDIPSDQKFYEALKQADLFHKHVLTAPGIRFITSWDQINQLKEDEIGAVLTLEGADPIGQDLVKLSTLYHLGVRSFGLTWNQANLVADGIGEPRGGGLTEFGFDVVKFNNEHRMLTDVSHLSIAGFYDVMKTAAYPIATHSNATSINPHRRNLNDEQIDTLIKAKGIIGIVYNPPFVGKSDDTASIEELIEHIDYILNRGGEDCIALGSDFDGIETYVESLEHAGKHQNLIDALLNKYERSLVEKIAHKNVRAYLNRI from the coding sequence ATGAACGTTATTGATCTACACTGTGATGCACTACTTCGCTTAGATGAACTTTCTGACGCATCCTTTATAGATGATGAGCGTCTTGAGGTTAACTTAAACAGATTAAAGCAGGGAAAGGTGAAGGTTCAATTTTTTGCAATATTTATTGAGCCGGACATTCCAAGCGATCAAAAATTTTACGAAGCGTTAAAGCAGGCGGATCTTTTTCATAAGCACGTGTTGACTGCGCCAGGAATACGCTTTATAACTAGCTGGGATCAAATCAATCAGCTAAAAGAGGACGAGATTGGTGCTGTTCTTACTCTCGAGGGAGCTGACCCTATTGGTCAGGATTTAGTAAAACTTTCCACTCTTTATCATTTAGGCGTGCGCTCGTTTGGTCTAACGTGGAATCAAGCAAACCTAGTGGCTGATGGGATCGGAGAGCCGCGGGGTGGTGGCTTAACGGAATTTGGTTTTGATGTCGTGAAATTTAACAACGAGCATCGTATGTTAACTGATGTCTCTCATTTAAGTATTGCTGGATTTTATGACGTCATGAAAACAGCAGCATATCCAATTGCTACTCATTCTAATGCAACGTCTATTAATCCGCATCGTCGGAATTTAAATGATGAGCAAATTGATACCCTAATTAAAGCAAAGGGCATTATAGGGATTGTGTATAATCCACCTTTCGTTGGTAAAAGTGACGACACAGCGTCCATAGAAGAATTGATTGAGCATATCGACTATATATTAAATCGCGGCGGCGAAGACTGTATTGCTTTAGGTTCTGATTTTGATGGGATCGAAACGTATGTAGAGTCATTAGAGCATGCAGGAAAGCATCAGAATTTAATTGATGCACTTTTAAACAAATATGAGCGATCACTTGTCGAGAAAATTGCCCATAAAAATGTACGTGCTTATTTAAATCGAATCTAA
- the msrA gene encoding peptide-methionine (S)-S-oxide reductase MsrA — MKKATFAGGCFWCMVKPFDQEPGIESVISGYTGGHTENPTYKEVCSETTGHLEAVQITYDPSIYSYEKLLELFWQQIDPTDPGGQFHDRGESYTTAIFYHDDEQKQLAEESKGRLEMSGKFTKPIATTIREAKPFYEAEEYHQDYYRKNPLHYNMYRKGSGRADFINRNWGN, encoded by the coding sequence ATGAAGAAAGCAACGTTTGCTGGTGGTTGCTTTTGGTGTATGGTAAAGCCATTCGACCAAGAGCCTGGAATTGAATCAGTTATTTCTGGTTACACAGGAGGACACACCGAAAATCCAACATATAAAGAAGTCTGTTCGGAAACGACTGGACATTTAGAAGCTGTACAAATTACGTATGATCCATCTATTTATTCGTACGAAAAACTACTGGAGCTATTCTGGCAACAAATTGATCCAACCGATCCGGGTGGTCAATTTCATGATAGAGGAGAATCGTATACAACAGCGATTTTTTATCATGATGATGAGCAAAAACAGCTTGCCGAGGAGTCAAAGGGTCGCTTAGAGATGAGTGGCAAATTTACCAAACCAATTGCGACAACTATCCGAGAGGCAAAGCCATTTTATGAAGCAGAAGAGTATCATCAGGATTATTACAGAAAGAATCCGCTTCATTACAATATGTATCGTAAAGGTAGTGGACGAGCTGACTTTATTAATCGAAATTGGGGGAATTAA
- the msrB gene encoding peptide-methionine (R)-S-oxide reductase MsrB: protein MSKEDLKNKLTDIQFKVTQQDGTEPPFDNPLWDFFEEGLYVDIVSGEVLFSSKDKFESNCGWPSFTKPINEGSIIEKTDRSHFMVRTEVRSKEADSHLGHVFPDGPKPTGLRYCINSASLRFIPKDQVEEEGYGDYTKYI from the coding sequence ATGAGTAAAGAGGATTTAAAAAATAAACTGACAGATATTCAATTTAAAGTAACGCAGCAAGACGGAACAGAGCCACCGTTTGATAACCCACTGTGGGACTTCTTTGAAGAAGGACTATATGTGGACATTGTCTCTGGAGAAGTGTTGTTTAGCTCAAAGGACAAATTCGAATCAAACTGTGGCTGGCCGAGTTTTACAAAGCCAATTAATGAGGGGTCGATTATCGAAAAAACGGACCGAAGTCACTTTATGGTTCGAACGGAGGTTAGGAGTAAAGAAGCAGACTCTCATTTAGGACATGTTTTCCCAGACGGCCCAAAGCCGACTGGATTACGATATTGTATTAATTCGGCTTCTCTTAGATTTATTCCGAAGGATCAGGTAGAAGAAGAAGGCTACGGAGATTACACGAAATATATTTAG
- a CDS encoding alpha/beta hydrolase, whose amino-acid sequence MMKRRGFIRRFIFVTSFLSALSVAIVSMTLFIWQQTDEGRLPAKTAVVLHAINNNLVSLDINIRPPKIVTGESGSPSLLREDITIPVQGGSQIPARIYRPSGDGPHPIVIYYHGGAFLEGFGDLDTHNNIIRSLASRTNSIVIAPSYRVAPEYVFPTATEDSYSTLLWAQDNAASLKGDPSKISVAGDSAGGNLATVVSMMSRDRNGPSIASQVLLYPLTTFQDIPLASREAYDSGYYLLSRSVMYKARDSYTPDEWMWNHSYTSPLQADNLEDLPPALIVTAEFDPLRDEGEQYATRLHEAGVPVKATRYRGVMHGFVSFYEVMQSGRDGLQEASVFLRQVNNETLRIRDEYALQVKEPPKGFDKVRDHTEAFAIAAYLLGKSGADFLIVE is encoded by the coding sequence ATGATGAAGCGCAGAGGGTTTATAAGAAGATTTATATTCGTCACGTCGTTTTTATCTGCACTAAGCGTTGCGATTGTTTCTATGACATTATTTATTTGGCAACAAACAGATGAAGGCAGACTGCCAGCGAAGACGGCAGTAGTGCTACATGCGATTAATAATAATTTAGTGAGCTTAGATATTAATATCCGACCACCTAAAATTGTGACAGGCGAGTCGGGTAGTCCGAGTCTTCTTAGAGAAGACATTACGATTCCTGTTCAAGGCGGTTCGCAGATTCCTGCAAGAATTTACCGGCCAAGTGGTGACGGACCCCATCCAATTGTTATATACTATCATGGTGGAGCCTTCCTTGAAGGGTTTGGAGATTTAGATACACACAACAATATTATTCGATCTCTAGCATCTCGAACAAATAGTATTGTTATAGCACCAAGCTATCGTGTCGCTCCTGAATACGTTTTTCCGACTGCAACAGAAGATAGTTATTCTACTCTTCTTTGGGCGCAAGATAATGCAGCGTCTTTAAAAGGGGATCCCTCTAAAATTAGTGTTGCAGGTGATAGTGCTGGAGGGAACTTGGCGACTGTCGTGTCGATGATGTCTCGCGATCGCAATGGACCAAGTATCGCATCACAGGTGCTACTCTATCCATTAACCACATTTCAAGATATTCCATTAGCTTCTCGTGAAGCATATGATAGTGGATACTATTTATTATCAAGGTCCGTTATGTACAAAGCGCGTGATTCGTATACGCCTGATGAGTGGATGTGGAATCATTCTTATACATCTCCGTTACAAGCGGACAATTTAGAAGATTTACCTCCAGCTCTCATTGTAACAGCAGAGTTTGATCCTCTTCGTGACGAAGGGGAGCAGTATGCAACTAGGTTACATGAAGCAGGAGTGCCTGTAAAAGCTACTAGATACCGTGGAGTCATGCATGGATTTGTATCCTTTTATGAAGTGATGCAAAGTGGAAGAGATGGTCTTCAAGAGGCATCTGTATTTTTAAGACAGGTTAATAATGAAACGTTAAGAATTCGCGACGAGTATGCGTTACAAGTAAAAGAGCCACCAAAAGGCTTTGATAAAGTGCGTGACCATACGGAGGCGTTTGCGATTGCTGCCTATTTATTAGGTAAATCGGGAGCAGATTTCTTAATAGTAGAGTAA
- a CDS encoding aminotransferase A: MEHRINPAAASLKISGIRQFFQRVQQYPNAVQLTLGQPDFPTPDHIKDAAKRAIDQNKTTYTPNAGIMELREAISHHAQDKYSLEYRADSEIIVTVGASQAIDVALRTILEQGDEVILPGPVYPAYEPIIRLCGGKPVYVDTTMTGFKLTVEAIESTITSKTKAVFLPYPSNPTGVVLSEEELTQLAHYLKQKDLFILSDEIYSELCYTSNHKSIATFPGMREKTIVINGLSKSHSMTGWRIGYLMAPEEIAKHMLKVHQYNVSCASSISQYAALEAIKHGAEDPLTMKSEYNERRRFVMKRLHEIGMSVEEPFGAFYVFPSIKESELSSFDFAVKLLEEEELAVVPGDAFSPLGEGFIRLSYAYSMSELHEAMERMERFWKRILTN; this comes from the coding sequence ATGGAGCATCGAATTAACCCCGCAGCTGCTAGCTTAAAAATATCTGGAATCAGACAGTTTTTCCAACGAGTACAACAATATCCGAACGCCGTTCAGCTAACACTTGGGCAGCCAGATTTCCCAACTCCTGATCATATTAAAGACGCAGCTAAGCGTGCAATCGATCAAAACAAAACGACGTATACGCCTAATGCAGGAATAATGGAGCTTCGCGAAGCTATTTCTCACCATGCGCAGGACAAGTATAGCCTCGAGTATCGTGCAGATTCCGAAATTATCGTCACTGTAGGGGCATCTCAAGCGATAGATGTTGCGCTTAGAACAATTCTTGAGCAAGGGGATGAAGTAATTCTTCCGGGCCCTGTTTATCCTGCCTATGAGCCGATTATCAGGCTTTGTGGTGGGAAACCGGTGTATGTAGATACTACTATGACAGGGTTTAAGCTAACAGTTGAGGCAATAGAATCTACAATCACTTCTAAAACGAAGGCGGTTTTTTTACCATACCCGTCTAATCCCACGGGTGTCGTGCTGTCTGAGGAAGAGCTTACCCAGCTTGCACATTACTTGAAGCAAAAGGATCTGTTTATTCTTTCAGATGAGATTTATTCAGAACTTTGCTATACATCTAACCATAAGTCTATTGCAACATTCCCTGGTATGCGCGAAAAGACCATTGTCATTAATGGACTAAGTAAGTCTCATTCGATGACGGGTTGGAGAATAGGCTACTTAATGGCCCCAGAGGAAATTGCTAAGCACATGTTAAAAGTACATCAGTATAACGTAAGCTGTGCATCATCTATTTCTCAATATGCAGCATTAGAAGCGATCAAACACGGAGCTGAGGATCCACTAACGATGAAAAGCGAGTATAACGAAAGACGGCGTTTTGTTATGAAACGACTGCATGAGATTGGTATGTCAGTCGAAGAACCTTTCGGAGCTTTTTATGTTTTTCCTTCGATTAAAGAGTCTGAGCTATCGTCTTTTGACTTTGCAGTGAAGCTTTTAGAAGAGGAAGAACTAGCAGTTGTTCCTGGAGATGCGTTTTCACCTTTAGGCGAAGGGTTTATTCGACTTTCTTATGCATACTCTATGAGCGAGCTACATGAAGCTATGGAAAGAATGGAACGGTTTTGGAAGAGAATATTAACGAATTAG
- a CDS encoding 2-oxoglutarate dehydrogenase E1 component → MGSQSISMTEGWDQFYGPNLGYMLEQYEKYQQDEPVDDEIIAFFDMWGAYEEQAVNGSPALPVETQESSKETYYTAISAMNLADFIRRNGHIMSDIVPVTDKVKEDIFKLEDFNLTEDSLNKVPAELLSPYKSVKNGVEAITHLKNTYTKKLAFEFKQVQNIDERNWLFEMVESGNYLPEVTDKVKQNLLTRLNEVEGFEHFIHKTFKGQKRFSIEGLEAMVPMLDEAVREAANDGAENIMIGMAHRGRLNVLAHVLNKPYEIIFSEFHDAPNKELVPSEGSVGLNYGWTGDVKYHLGADREIDEVKEGVTVTLANNPSHLEFVDPVVEGLARAAQDDRSQKGFPLQDKKKSMPILIHGDAAFPGQGIVAETLNLSQLEGYSTGGTIHLIANNMIGFTTVSGDSRSTKYASDLAKGFEVPVIHVNADDPEACLAAIHLAYLYRREFHKDIVIDLIGYRRYGHNEMDEPMTTQPQLYTLIKDHPTVFNLYGQKLVKDGVVSEDDFSSMRETFTKELEQYFTNIKDKKRTHIDDKMLPPDYVATNLYGMETKITAEELTKLNKELLDFPDDFHIFPKLQKILERRTDALEADGKVDWGHAETLAFASILQDGTPIRLSGQDSQRGTFSQRHLMLHDYKEEGMYSPLHVMPSAKASFAVHNSPLSEAAVVGFEYGYNVHSPETLTLWEAQYGDFSNGAQVLFDQFISSGRAKWGQKSGLVLLLPHGYEGQGPEHSSARLERFLTLAAENNWHVANLTKASQYFHLLRRQAKLLTMDEVRPLVLMAPKSLLRNERVASSVEELSEGRFNPIIVNETLGKKKTSVKRVILATGKMAIDLTERIEQKQESVDFLQQINIEELYPFPKEQIAEVLKQYKNLEEVIWVQEEPQNMGAWNYIAPHLQDVAPEKAHVSFIGRKRRSSTAEGDPKVHKIEQTRIIEEATTHDAEGSNE, encoded by the coding sequence ATGGGTAGTCAGTCAATTAGCATGACCGAAGGTTGGGATCAGTTTTACGGACCAAACCTAGGCTACATGCTAGAGCAATACGAGAAATATCAGCAGGATGAGCCTGTTGACGATGAAATCATTGCTTTCTTTGATATGTGGGGGGCGTACGAGGAGCAGGCAGTAAACGGTTCTCCGGCACTTCCTGTAGAGACACAGGAGTCATCTAAAGAAACGTACTATACAGCAATTAGTGCGATGAACCTTGCTGATTTTATTAGGCGTAACGGTCATATCATGTCAGATATAGTACCAGTCACAGATAAAGTCAAAGAGGATATTTTTAAATTAGAAGATTTTAATTTAACTGAGGATTCACTAAATAAGGTTCCAGCGGAGCTGTTATCTCCATACAAGTCCGTTAAGAACGGCGTTGAGGCAATTACCCATTTAAAAAATACGTATACAAAAAAGTTAGCGTTTGAATTTAAGCAAGTTCAAAACATTGACGAAAGAAACTGGCTCTTTGAGATGGTTGAATCTGGAAATTATCTTCCTGAAGTAACAGATAAAGTAAAACAAAACTTATTAACGCGCTTAAATGAAGTAGAAGGCTTCGAGCATTTTATTCATAAAACGTTTAAGGGCCAAAAGCGATTTTCGATCGAAGGGTTGGAAGCTATGGTTCCAATGCTTGATGAGGCTGTTCGCGAAGCAGCTAACGATGGTGCCGAAAACATCATGATCGGGATGGCACACCGCGGTCGTTTAAATGTATTAGCGCACGTATTAAATAAGCCATATGAAATTATCTTTTCTGAGTTCCATGATGCGCCTAATAAAGAGCTTGTGCCTTCTGAAGGATCCGTTGGGCTCAACTATGGCTGGACGGGTGATGTGAAGTACCACCTTGGTGCAGATAGAGAAATTGATGAGGTGAAAGAAGGCGTTACAGTAACGCTTGCGAACAACCCTAGTCACTTAGAGTTTGTAGATCCGGTTGTAGAAGGTCTCGCACGCGCAGCACAGGACGATCGTTCTCAAAAAGGATTCCCTTTACAAGATAAAAAGAAATCAATGCCTATTCTTATTCACGGTGATGCGGCATTCCCTGGACAAGGTATTGTGGCTGAAACGCTTAACTTGAGTCAGCTCGAGGGGTATTCGACTGGTGGAACGATTCATCTTATTGCAAATAACATGATTGGATTTACAACGGTGAGCGGAGACTCACGCTCAACGAAATATGCGAGTGACCTTGCAAAAGGCTTCGAAGTTCCTGTCATTCATGTTAATGCAGATGATCCGGAAGCGTGTCTTGCAGCAATTCACCTTGCTTATTTATACCGTCGTGAATTCCATAAAGATATCGTGATTGATTTAATTGGGTACCGTCGCTATGGGCACAACGAGATGGATGAGCCAATGACGACTCAGCCACAGCTTTATACGCTAATTAAAGATCATCCAACCGTGTTTAATTTGTATGGTCAAAAGCTCGTGAAGGACGGCGTAGTCTCAGAAGACGACTTCTCTTCTATGAGAGAGACATTCACGAAAGAACTTGAGCAATATTTCACGAACATTAAAGACAAAAAGCGTACGCATATTGATGACAAAATGCTTCCGCCTGATTATGTGGCAACAAATCTATATGGCATGGAAACTAAGATCACGGCTGAAGAATTGACGAAGTTAAATAAGGAGCTACTGGATTTCCCAGACGACTTTCATATTTTCCCGAAACTACAAAAAATCCTTGAGCGTCGCACGGACGCATTAGAGGCAGACGGAAAAGTGGACTGGGGTCATGCCGAGACATTAGCATTCGCTTCGATTCTCCAAGACGGGACGCCAATTCGACTGTCAGGGCAGGATTCTCAGCGTGGGACTTTCTCTCAAAGACACTTAATGCTTCATGACTATAAGGAAGAGGGTATGTATTCTCCCTTGCATGTTATGCCATCTGCTAAGGCATCGTTTGCAGTACATAACAGTCCTCTATCTGAGGCAGCTGTCGTTGGATTTGAGTACGGATACAACGTACATTCTCCAGAAACGTTAACGTTATGGGAAGCTCAATACGGTGATTTTTCAAACGGAGCGCAAGTACTATTTGATCAATTTATTTCAAGTGGTCGCGCGAAGTGGGGCCAAAAATCTGGTCTTGTGTTACTGCTACCACACGGATATGAAGGACAGGGTCCAGAGCACTCGAGTGCACGTTTAGAGCGATTCTTAACATTGGCAGCTGAAAATAACTGGCATGTAGCGAATTTAACAAAGGCTAGCCAGTACTTCCACTTGCTACGTAGACAGGCAAAGCTCCTTACAATGGACGAAGTACGACCATTAGTACTGATGGCTCCTAAGAGTCTATTACGTAATGAGAGAGTTGCCTCTAGTGTAGAAGAGCTATCGGAAGGTCGCTTTAATCCTATTATTGTGAACGAAACGCTTGGAAAGAAAAAGACTAGCGTAAAACGTGTTATCTTAGCAACTGGTAAAATGGCCATTGATTTGACGGAGCGAATCGAGCAAAAGCAAGAATCTGTTGATTTCCTTCAGCAAATTAATATCGAAGAACTGTATCCATTCCCTAAAGAGCAAATCGCCGAAGTATTGAAGCAGTATAAGAATCTTGAAGAAGTAATTTGGGTACAAGAAGAGCCACAAAACATGGGGGCTTGGAACTATATTGCTCCTCATTTACAAGACGTTGCTCCTGAAAAAGCACACGTAAGCTTTATCGGCAGAAAACGCCGTTCAAGTACTGCAGAAGGTGATCCAAAAGTTCATAAGATCGAACAAACTCGAATCATAGAAGAAGCAACGACTCACGATGCCGAAGGGAGCAATGAATAA
- the odhB gene encoding 2-oxoglutarate dehydrogenase complex dihydrolipoyllysine-residue succinyltransferase translates to MLDIKVPELAESVTEGTVAEWLKKPGDFVEKGEDIVELETDKVNVEISADEAGVLKETKFEEGDTVKVGDVIAVIDTNGEGGGSSDSAEAAKEEPKEKEPKKEAPKSEPKNEPDTAEETSKDSNSRVVASPAARKYAREKGIDLNDISPRDPLGRVRREDIDEHAAKKSQPAPAKQEEKQDNPAKPVVREKMSRRRQTIAKRLVEAQHTAAMLTTFNEVDMTNLMDLRKRRKDKFLDANGVKLGFMSFFTKAVIGALKKYPYVNAEIQNDEVVLKQFYDIGVAVSTDDGLVVPVVRDADRLDFAGIEREIRNLGEKAKTKKLKLDDLQGGSFTITNGGVFGSLWSTPILNTPQVGILGMHTVQMRPVAIDNENFENRPMMYIALSYDHRIIDGKDAVGFLVKVKELIEDPESLLLEG, encoded by the coding sequence ATGTTGGATATTAAAGTACCAGAATTAGCAGAATCAGTAACTGAGGGAACGGTGGCAGAGTGGTTGAAAAAGCCTGGCGACTTCGTAGAAAAAGGCGAAGATATCGTAGAGCTTGAAACGGATAAAGTAAACGTTGAGATTTCTGCAGATGAAGCAGGTGTCTTAAAAGAAACGAAGTTTGAAGAAGGCGACACAGTTAAAGTAGGTGACGTCATTGCAGTCATCGATACAAATGGAGAAGGCGGAGGATCTTCTGATTCAGCAGAGGCTGCTAAAGAAGAGCCGAAAGAAAAAGAGCCAAAAAAGGAAGCTCCTAAGAGCGAGCCTAAAAATGAGCCAGATACAGCGGAAGAGACTTCTAAAGATAGCAACTCTCGCGTAGTTGCATCACCTGCTGCTCGTAAATATGCTCGTGAAAAAGGAATCGACTTAAACGATATTTCTCCACGTGACCCATTAGGCCGCGTTCGTCGTGAGGATATTGATGAGCATGCTGCGAAAAAATCACAGCCAGCTCCTGCTAAACAAGAGGAGAAGCAGGATAATCCTGCAAAGCCTGTTGTTCGCGAAAAGATGTCTCGAAGAAGACAAACAATTGCGAAGCGTTTAGTTGAAGCGCAACATACAGCAGCAATGCTTACGACGTTTAACGAAGTTGACATGACGAATTTAATGGATCTGAGAAAACGCCGTAAAGACAAGTTCTTAGATGCTAATGGTGTAAAGCTAGGATTCATGTCCTTCTTTACGAAAGCCGTTATCGGTGCTCTTAAGAAATATCCATACGTAAACGCTGAAATTCAAAATGATGAAGTTGTTCTCAAGCAGTTTTATGATATCGGTGTAGCAGTATCGACTGACGACGGATTAGTAGTACCAGTCGTTCGTGATGCAGACCGATTAGACTTTGCTGGCATTGAGCGCGAGATTCGAAATCTTGGCGAAAAAGCAAAAACGAAAAAGTTAAAGTTAGATGATTTACAGGGTGGAAGCTTTACAATTACAAATGGTGGTGTATTTGGATCACTTTGGTCTACGCCGATCTTAAATACGCCTCAGGTCGGAATACTCGGCATGCATACTGTTCAAATGCGCCCGGTCGCTATTGATAATGAGAACTTTGAAAATCGTCCAATGATGTACATTGCACTTTCTTATGATCACCGTATTATTGATGGGAAAGATGCGGTTGGATTCTTAGTGAAAGTCAAAGAACTAATCGAGGATCCGGAATCCTTACTATTAGAAGGATAA
- a CDS encoding FAD-dependent oxidoreductase encodes MKNIVIVGSGFGGVTAGALLQKEGYNVTLLEAAAEWGGSASKYRRNHYRFPVGATLGMGFEHNGIHERINSFLGIDVQKRLLSSVMQVDVGKQFISYEQNRDRFIKEWERVEPNYSNQIRAFFKEAWSIAAGLHAHMAHFPVIPPATVWEISALLKGVNLRTFGLPRYLFTTVGDLVEKHDLKECRSFVTFIDGVLLDSMQTSYENIPAYIGATALDVYHRGAYYIDGGLYELIDELIESIRSNGGVVKKPRHIKRIVKHANGYTLYDQRDRSYEADHVVLNMPLLNMKDLLEPHVYETMALKWNRREQVDQWGTFTMYVAIKEAAVTDTTPLFSQLQLEDGHHFFVSLSRKDDVRRAPKGFRTFTISTHITLSEWQTKADYDYHKTRLTREIIKKLSQTIMPNIESYIEWQESGGPIAWERYTNRKGGGVGGFPQTKENALWNAVSHRTGIPGLWICGDNVYPGAGSIGASSSGVHVARSISKKRLL; translated from the coding sequence ATGAAAAATATTGTCATCGTAGGATCGGGGTTCGGTGGGGTTACTGCAGGTGCCCTCCTTCAAAAAGAAGGCTATAACGTAACCTTATTAGAAGCCGCTGCAGAGTGGGGCGGGAGTGCTTCTAAATATAGAAGGAATCATTATCGATTTCCTGTTGGTGCTACACTCGGCATGGGGTTTGAGCATAATGGTATTCACGAACGTATTAATTCATTTCTAGGAATTGATGTACAAAAGCGTCTCCTCTCCTCCGTTATGCAAGTGGATGTAGGGAAACAATTCATATCTTACGAGCAAAATCGAGACCGATTTATAAAAGAGTGGGAGCGAGTAGAGCCTAACTACTCCAATCAAATACGCGCATTTTTTAAAGAGGCTTGGTCGATTGCTGCAGGATTACATGCGCATATGGCTCACTTCCCAGTGATCCCTCCGGCGACGGTTTGGGAAATAAGCGCGCTTCTAAAAGGTGTTAACCTTCGTACCTTTGGTTTACCAAGATACCTCTTTACGACCGTTGGTGATTTGGTCGAAAAGCACGACTTAAAGGAGTGTAGAAGCTTCGTTACTTTTATAGACGGAGTGTTACTTGACAGTATGCAAACATCCTACGAAAACATTCCTGCTTATATTGGTGCAACTGCCTTAGATGTATATCATCGAGGAGCCTACTATATAGACGGTGGGTTATACGAACTTATTGATGAATTGATCGAATCTATTCGTTCCAATGGGGGAGTCGTAAAAAAACCAAGGCACATTAAGCGAATCGTAAAGCATGCTAATGGTTATACCTTGTATGATCAACGTGATAGATCCTATGAGGCGGATCATGTTGTATTAAACATGCCACTTTTAAATATGAAGGATCTATTAGAACCTCATGTGTATGAAACGATGGCGCTAAAGTGGAATCGTCGGGAGCAAGTGGACCAGTGGGGGACATTTACGATGTATGTGGCCATTAAGGAAGCCGCTGTTACAGATACGACACCTCTTTTTAGTCAGTTACAGCTTGAAGATGGTCATCATTTTTTTGTTTCATTATCAAGAAAAGATGACGTAAGAAGAGCGCCAAAAGGGTTCCGCACATTTACTATTTCTACGCATATTACGTTATCTGAATGGCAAACAAAGGCTGACTACGATTATCATAAAACAAGACTCACGCGAGAAATTATAAAGAAGTTATCTCAAACAATTATGCCTAATATAGAGTCTTATATAGAATGGCAGGAATCTGGAGGACCTATTGCATGGGAGAGGTATACTAACCGCAAAGGTGGCGGCGTTGGCGGTTTTCCACAAACAAAAGAAAATGCGCTTTGGAACGCTGTGTCTCATAGGACAGGAATTCCAGGACTTTGGATTTGTGGAGATAATGTGTATCCAGGAGCAGGATCGATAGGTGCATCAAGCTCAGGTGTCCATGTTGCAAGGTCAATAAGTAAAAAAAGATTGTTATAA
- a CDS encoding S1 family peptidase: protein MQEDDKSRHQREQQHGDNEEVLEPSEHNDAEQNGSVEDDSELNVDEQKEEELFFDGENYYTKEEFFSPDEEEVSPKKRKRSRAFKVVVAGIITVALLANVFAIWPQLFNIPAFEFLATSQELSSNEDVQTYKESVVIVRTDDSKGTGFVIDDSLIMTNEHVIDRAVSPVVAFDNGDSYVTEPIYVNEELDMAILRVEDENFDHPSLPLTTDYAENELVYVIGNPLFFNFIPNEGTLLADMSVSSKEVPVMSLDAPIYRGSSGSPVINTDGEVVGLVFATSSSNGSRVGLAIKMQDIVPLLEEIER from the coding sequence ATGCAAGAGGATGACAAGTCAAGGCATCAACGTGAACAACAACACGGAGATAACGAAGAAGTTCTTGAACCATCAGAGCATAACGATGCCGAGCAGAATGGCTCCGTGGAGGATGACTCTGAATTAAATGTGGATGAACAAAAGGAAGAAGAGCTTTTCTTTGACGGGGAAAACTACTACACCAAGGAAGAGTTTTTTTCGCCAGATGAGGAAGAGGTCTCGCCAAAAAAACGCAAGCGCTCAAGGGCTTTCAAAGTAGTGGTCGCTGGAATTATAACGGTCGCACTTTTAGCGAACGTATTTGCTATTTGGCCACAGCTTTTTAATATACCTGCCTTTGAATTTTTAGCAACATCTCAAGAGCTATCTTCTAACGAAGACGTACAAACGTATAAAGAGTCCGTTGTCATTGTAAGAACGGATGATTCGAAGGGGACTGGATTTGTCATTGATGATTCGCTAATAATGACGAATGAGCATGTGATTGACCGTGCTGTCTCGCCTGTTGTCGCATTTGATAATGGCGATAGCTACGTAACGGAGCCTATTTATGTAAACGAAGAATTAGATATGGCTATACTACGAGTAGAGGATGAAAACTTTGATCATCCTTCGTTGCCTCTTACCACTGACTATGCTGAAAACGAGTTAGTGTATGTAATAGGTAATCCGCTCTTTTTTAATTTTATCCCGAATGAAGGGACGCTTTTAGCAGATATGTCGGTTTCATCTAAAGAGGTACCAGTCATGTCACTAGATGCACCCATTTATCGTGGAAGTAGCGGTAGTCCTGTGATAAATACAGATGGAGAAGTAGTTGGTCTCGTATTTGCGACCTCTTCATCGAACGGTTCAAGAGTAGGGTTAGCAATAAAAATGCAAGATATCGTCCCTTTATTAGAGGAAATAGAGCGCTAA